The sequence cgtatcgactttcaatttttcaatcattcggcgcactcggtaatggtatccattttgaattcgctgtcattccgaatccagcgagtgcctgtcagaatgcttgacagataagtcaacacacttgtacttgtacactatgatccatatagcagttctgttcttttcgttttctgtagtagattttttgacagctaaccacttttgagttggtagcactcatagcTCAACTAtatagttggctcatctctacagcaataacatacctttgttcacattgccaaaattagcgtgttggtgttagacgaatggaatggaatgaaaacataaaacttagcagaatttgtaagtagtaagaaaatgttgtaaattcgttggtttctttttaagtttgccatctccttctgacaatccctactccattgaaatgaaaaaaataaaatcagctggtgagatgagccaaccatatagttgagtcattgtagcactgaactaaatacgtgtacatttgtgtatatatAAAAGATCTccccatatttaaaagcaaaaacactgaaagagtaaacaacttgaagatgatgtaaggaaaataaatagtttgcttacgtgcgaaactatttaaatgttaataattctatcagtatcttaaaaatttttttacgtttcttattttctacaaaacagatgttttatattagtgctgccagctctcataaagttgatccagatcgttccaatgagatttgagccagagccagagctcgataaaccaatggaacggcccatatgatatggttatggctttagcgttttggtatggcaccattaatcgattgccTTGATTTTCATAGGGTTGGTGAgaccagctgttttatctggttatggttttattgTTATGTCaactttaattgaattttttttttttatatttaagttacttcattgtGCGTATATAAGATACCGGATGAAGGTCGAATCATATTCGTATTATTTGGCCAGCTCGAAAGCTAAAACGCCAACGCCAATTCTTCGGTGTACTTTGATAATTATAGTTTGAATTTATCATGTGTCCAATGAGGTCTGTCTTGAAAACTCAATATCCAAACTATCGAGTATCTCTGTGGAAAATCGACGAAAAGCATACATTTATCGATAGTTTTGCAGATCTaatataaatgttttattttcTCACGCGAAGTCATTATTTGGTGAAAAGCATTCCTAAAACGTCTATATTACTTACAAAAATGGACCCAGCTACTACAGCAGTGAAAAAGGTTCACGCCGGGGAAATATATGCCACAAATAATATTTCTGTTATATTCGAGTGTAAGGGATGCAATGAACAATTTGGAATTTACACAAAGTTTTTGGATCACATATTTGGAGTGCATTTTGAAGATTGGATGGCAACAGAAACCCCGAACATGATGCCAAATAAAAATGAACATAGTAAGGAGCATACTGGAGCGGTCCGGAAATATTATGCCGGTGTTTTATATGCAACAAGTAATTTATGCATACTAATTGAGTGTAAATTGTGTGAGGAGAAATTTCGTGCCAATACAAAATTTCTCGACCAcatatttgaaaaacattttgaagATTGTACCGGCTTGGTAAAGCCTGAATATGTtgattcagaaaatgtcaacaagGAAGTGCAATACTTGGAAATCGGACGCGCTGGTGACGGTGAGAATTCTGGTCAAAGTGATTTTACAACAGAAATTATACAGCCAATGGACGATGATGTAGCTGGCACAACAGGGGCGAGAGTTGTAAGTTCTGTACATGCTAAACTGTTTTATATATTTACCATTTCGGCTTATTTCAATAGCAGGAGTCACAACCGAACGCTGGTACTGAAATAACCTTTAGAAAGGTGCGACTATTTAAAGGAAGAACTATAAACCATTCACTACAGCGTAAACATAAATGTAGAATATGCGGTTTTCTCGTTTCTGGCATATATAATTTAAAGGGTCATGAAATGAGGCACAGTGCTATTAAACCCTTTGCATGCTTGGAATGTGGCAAATCCTTTTACACTAGCACAGAACTGAACGGCCATATAAGAAGACATAATGGCGAGAAGCCATACACATGCACTTACTGTGGCGCAAGCTATAGAAACTCCTCACAGTTAACTTTTCATGAAAAGCGTCATACCAACGATAGGCGCTTTAAATGTGATCAGTGTGATAAACGCTTTTATGATAGAAGGCAATTGCTAAACCACTCTGTAGTGCATACAAAAGAACGTAATTATACATGTGACGAGTGTAATGCAAAATTTACTCGCATGAATGCTTTGCGTACGCACAAGAAACTACATGCAAATGCACTTGAATATCAATGTACGATTTGTCATATGCGTTTCAATCAAAAGCCTACTTTACTATGGCACAGAAGAACTAAACATAATCTCATTAATAATCAAAAGGTAGACAATAGCTCGGAGAGATCCAGTAACCTAATTAGCATTGAATATAATTCAACGTAACAGTGTTTAACATGTAACTTATCTACATAAATTGGTGTGTATATGCATAATAAATGTTCCCAAATCTCGGATTTATATCAAAAACCATTGGTGgccaaatatttgaatttttcaaGAGCTAAACCGGTTGTCAACAGCATAAAAAGAAAAGAGCCGTATAATGGTTAAAGGAAAATGGTCGATGCCGCGTatatgctgttgttgtagcagtgcttcgcctaaTCCAATAGGTGTgaacactcacaaattgtcatcaatatcctataacTGGAGtaaaaggaaacttgcagtttcaacaggggtgcaccacagtgagaggggtgttagaggcgttggttccgcatTGCAACTAATGAAATTATTGATGTCATGTCCCCAAATGGGGATATACATTATGcatttcggggttgattctggataggttagagtttaacctgttacagtatccagatcgaagaaTGCTTTAAGAACAGGGCTCGCCGGCAATtcctgttgcagagctcatcgatctgtggacctgggcctgtggccattattgtgcagtcatcggcgtatgaaacgatagtgactcctggtggtgaaggtagcttagatgtgtagacattaaacaaaagtggggataggacaccaccctgtggcaccccttgttttattcttcttggttttgatgtttcgtttctaaattgcaccgatgcctgccgaccacccagataatttgcggtccaccttttaagacatgggggaagggtagacccttccaggtcttgcagtaacgtggcatggttgaccgtatcaaaagcttttgataggtctagcgctacgagtactgttctatggtgagggttttgatttaaaccgcaatttatctgggtgctgatggcatttagcgcggtggtggtgcaatGGAGGTttttgaagccatgctgatggcaggctagctgcaaatttgcttggaagtaggagaGCAAattggcttcaagcgtctttactactggcgataagagagatattggacgatacgactctcctatgttagctggcttcccaggctttagtagcgggaccaccttggccattttccttttttcgggtatgacaaaggtggaaagagacaggttgaagacatgtgctaagatttttattttattttgattttcataaAAGAATGGTGTCCACGGGGGCACTTACTATCGTCTTGATCAGATGATATGACTTTGAAAAATtggagtatgaaagaagataaatgttgtCATGATTTACTCttctaaatggcgtcaaacgtggcgttagaggtaagtaacacagtactgaggccctattcagtaactatgagttttgaaatgtacatttttctcatacaaattacattttaaaactcacagttactgaatatggcccctgtgctctgatattgtgcctacactcatatcgactttcgataatcagttataacacaattgtgtcaacacaatgtgttaacactgcaaagtgtgcctgtgctactgtgttaaccctcaaaaaatagtgtcattacccaccactagtggtggcaatgcgaaaaggggttaacaattgcgaatgggcaaaatgtgaatgcgaaagtcaaaatatgtaTGCGAATTTCAAGATGCAgggtaccgattttgcgatttcgcgtattttttctttcgcatcgcaatacagagtaggcccctaGAATCCAATATGCGGCTTGTTAGCCATGTGGTTTTTCACTATTTTACGCATATAAAAAACGTTTGGTCCTTATTTGGCACCACGCCagatttcaattttctctgattcctgttaggagtgcaaaaaaccaccctaactccaggtcaggaaagcattgcatctcccaactccgccaaaCGCCAACCGAAAAAGTCCAAAATTATTGCAGTCGAACCGAGGATGACACTGCACGTCCACACAGCCGAAAAGACGAAAACGTAGAGTTGGGtcatttcgttctgaacttgttcaattgaccgggtctctcaactgaacaagtgaactagatcttcgacttcggttctatttgttcttttaaagactcctgcgatttacaacgagattgactgaattttttttatctgtgcgtgtcgggtatttgacgctttccccgcgactatcaaataaaaagccatcaatcaacatttgcattgagaaaccgtagcgttccgacgtgaatatgtcgtcatcggataatgattttttttacttgcaactacagcagttttattaaataataaaaaaattaataaaaattttattaaataataataaaagctttacattccataaagctggtaaacattgataattttcaataaattttaatatgaattgctgttcttctgcgtacttgttcattttgaatgacgacacaaactaaatacaacactgctgtttagTCAATCACACCACGCGACaatcaaataagcaagcgtcaaatgaaaaaatcaaaaatttttgattttcatcaacgtgtaaccgacaacaaatacgtgtgtcacgaagccacccgactgcactaacacacacaaaattcagtcaatctggttgtaaatcgcaggaggctctaaattcatacatacatacgcagaaattcacagtgagcacggatgtcgatgatgccacttacactaaagataagtgtgccctgcaaaaatcgttggatcatgtggtccactggagtaatTAAATTTATACTCCacagtaatgcagcaatggaccaactcatgtttctacatgaacatattgtaagccgatcattgctcgtttttaacgattgtaatcactacacgatgtttattggactgtgggtactccatggattactctgatgtaatgcgaagctggagtatatggttcagtcctaggacatcgcaatgttaattggaccatattttttgtatgaattgtggttaattttggagtactcggttggtccatagcgagtactccatacatgcatgcatggagtactcgcgatttttgcagggtaattatacatatatatatattaacttatttattcataacacatttaaatatacctacacaaagcattgctgcatacacaccccaatCTATACTTGTTGCCTTTTTCCGCGgggcgagcagcagtgaacaaatttgcttgaaaaaaaaagaacaaaaagaacaacttggtcgttcatcagaaaaagaacaaaagattcgaatctctgaaatgaacgaaaaagcacgtCTACGAAAACGGAATGTCAAAGAGAGTTTAGAAATGGTTTtgaacatggcggaacgatacaaggtggcagcatggtgacatacctacctAAATAATAATTCCATGTTCTtcatttttgtaaattcgatggacaaatgtcaaaatcgtactgcgccggagcTGATggatcaaatgaaataaaaaaagtgtataatcagcttcccatgctgccaccttgtatcgttccgccatggttttgaagttatcaaaataattgCTATTGTGAcatttaagctattgcatagattttatcgcgggcttggcgactaaatcaaaaaaaaaactcgtaacggatatttgtgaaaaaagatccgaaaaggctcgaaaacgttcgaaaagattcgaaaacgttcgtaaaggttcggtgttagcaacaggccaaatacataatattggatctctatcataatcagcggtgggcaggttgccaaattgagaatgtgttagtaaacacgaacgcgtagcgagcacgaaagcgaaatcaattatttatttagtttgatttcaatgcttgaacggtgattatgtgtcacacgcactctttggtactctgttttaagcgcgcgcgCGACACTTTCTCACCGTACGACcctcgaaatcaaactaaaagagctgtcgttgattttctcgaagtagccattgtgctatcgcttatcgtatacatatatggtcgcttacaagccaacctaatataaccgcactgcgtttttttagcgcacgcaaacaaccggcgttttttgcccgaacccaaataagcatgcgttgcgacaatgtaaagcatgtgtgcaaacatcaaatctaaatgtcacgcagaacaaaaattggaaatcgagttaggttttcacgcagcaaattcaatttgagttgctctcatacaagttgtatgtgcatgaaacatttttgacagaaaatgacttgcgtgcgtttatattaggttggcttgttagcaggtgctaagctcacgcccaccccggatcataaagttaaagttaaagttaaagcgaaagaaaGTTAAggtgaagttgaagttaaagttaaagttaaagttgaagttaaagttaaagttaaagttaaagttaaagttaaagttaaagttaaagttaaagttaaagttaaagttaaagttaaagttaaagttaaagttaaagttaaagttaaagttaaagttaaagttaaagttaaagttgaagttgaagttgaagttgaagttgaagttaaagttaaagttaaagttaaagttaaagttaaagttaaagttaaagttaaagttaaagttaaagttaaagttaaagttaaagttaaagttaaagttaaagttaaagttaaagttaaagttaaagttaaagttaaagttaaagttaaagttaaagttaaagttaaagttaaagttaaagttaaagttaaagttaaagttaaagttaaagttaaagttaaagttaaagttaaagttaaagttaaagttaaagtgaatgttaaagttaaagcgaaagttaaagttaaagttttttttttttaaagttaaagttaaagttaaagctaaagttaaagttaaacttaaagttaaagttgaagttgaagttgaagttaaatttaatgttaaagttatagttaaagttaaagttgaagttgaactaaaagttaaagttaaagttagagttaaagttaaagttaaagttaaagttaaagttaaagttaaagttgaagttaaagttaaagttaaagttaaagttaaagttaaggttaaagttaaagttaaagttaaagtttttttttttttttttttttttttgtgtttcgtggaaggaggaaatgctttatgcactgaccgggatatttaagcctcactgcgaaactctccgagtgtaggactcccttcttccatgaaggcctacccactaaaacctaacctcccacggcccgcgcaaatccccgtacctgggaccgcgtttagcattacttcgggtacgggtgcgcgctacgtgagctctatggctactctcacgctaatgggctaggcatccgtcttctcgtttactggtaagtatatgcctcacatatgtgctgaccgtatcccatctgtctcttcgacaggtcatgttattaatgacactgcccggggataggtcgccaagtacctcttctaccctccttcgctgatgggagaagtgcctgcattcgaagaaggtgtggcgtacatcgtctatttccccacagtacaggcagctcgggctatcaaccttacccattctgtgtaggtatttgcggaagtaaccatgtcccgttagaaactgggtcaggtaaaagtctacctctccgtgcggtcgcttcaaccatggatcaagttcagggattagttccctagtccactttcctacgatgctgttgctccactgatcttgccaacatcgttaaagttaaagttaaagttaaagttaaagggaatgttaaagttaaagcgaaagttaaagtcaaagttaaagttaaagttaaagtgaaagttaaagtgaatgttaaagttaaagcgaaagttaaagctaaagttttttttttaaagttaaagttaaagttgaagttgaagttgaagttgaagttgaagttaaatttaatgttaaagttatagttaaagttaaagttaaagttgaagttgaactaaaagttaaagttaaagttagagttaaagttaaagttaaagttaaagttaaagttagagttaaagttgaagttgaagttgaagttaaagttaaagttaaagttaaagttaaagttaaagttaaagttaaagttaaagttaaagttaaagttaaagttaaagttgaagtaaaagttaaagttaaagttgaactaaaagttaaagttaaagttaaagctaaagttaaagttaaagtgaatgttaaagttaaagcgaaagttaaagtcaaagttaaagttaaggttaaagttaaagttaaagttaaagtgaatgttaaagttaaagcgaaagttaaagttaaagttaaaaataaagttaaagttaaagttaaggttaaagttaaagttaaagttaaagcgaaagttaaagttaaagctaaagttaaagttaaagtgaatgttaaagttaaagcgaaagttaaagttaaagttaaaaataaagtttaagttaaggttaaagttaaagttgaagttaaagttaaagttaaagttaaagctaaagttaaagttaaagttaaagccaaagttaaagttaaagctaaaattaaagttaaagctaaagtgaatgttaaagttaaagcgaaagttaaagttaaagttaaaaataaagttaaagttaaagtgaaagttaaagtgaatgttaaagttaaagcaaaagttaaagttaaagttaaggttaaagttaaagttaaagtcaaggttaaagttaaggttaaagttaaagttaaggttgaagttaaagttaaagttaaagttaaagtgaatgttaaagttaaagagaaagctaaagttaaagttaaaaataaagttaaaatgaaagttgaagttaaggttaaagttaaagttaaagtgcatggtaaagttaaagagaaagctaaagttaaagttaaaaataaagttaaggttaaagttaaagttaaatttatagttaacgttacagttaatgttaaagttaaagtcaaagtcaaagttaaagttaaagctaaaattaaagttaaagctaaagtgaatgttaaagttaaagcgaaagttaaagttaaagttaaaaataaagttaaagttaaagttaaagtgaatgttaaggtttaagcgaaagttaaagttaaagttaaggttaaagttaaagttaaagttaaagtcaaggttaaagttaaagttaaagttgaagttaaagttaaagttaaagtgaatgttaaagttaaagagaaagctaaagttaaagttaaaaataaagttaaaatgaaagttaaagttaaggttaaagttaaagttaaagttaaggttaaagttaaagtcaaagttaaagttaaggttaaagttaaagttaaagttaaatttaaagttaaagttacagttaatgttaaagttaaagtgaatgttaaagttaaagtgaatgttaaagttaaagtgaaagttaaagttaaagttaaaaataaagttaaagttaaagtgaaagttaaatattaacttctcatttattcaataaaagtaaaaaatttgttttcttatcggtcaccacgcttaaaaaggttaacttgaattaatatcaaagaaaacaaaatgttgcataaatattaaaattgcataagttgataatatgcaagagctttaccgcggcagtccccgagtgccacacgtcctttttttttttttaattgcgataaGTTTACAAAAACTAAGGTATGAAgcggctgaatgcgtttgtaacaattcaaccatcgtaggactgacggttcaaatcccactcccgggagaaaaggatttgaaggTATTtgtaaggtataatcgaaacagctgtcgccttgtccgtcctgatgtcacgttgtcaTGATTCAACTATATAcgggttggctcatctgtaaagcaacaaaatatgtctgttcaaattgtcaaaatctgtgtattggtgttggtgcgaatggtatggaatggaaacataaaacttagcagtttttgtatgtgtaagtaaaatgttgccaatgtgttggtttcattttgagtttgccatatccttttgacaatcccttcgaccatgcaatgacataaataaaatcagctgatgagatgagccaacctgtacataattgaaccatgcacgttgtttagaaaaaaaattcctGATTTAACCCTTTCAAGCCCGCATTCAGCTTGTTagataaatataatttaattagtttcaagTAATTAAGATATAGATAATTAGATTATTTGCatccaaaaatttcaaatttttatgttgTACAACATTTGTACCAGCAGTTCTCAAcgtacaaaaataataaaaaattttcatattgatGGATAATCAtttattggaaaaaataaaacttttacaaaaaagtatattacttccaagaaaaatgtttaaaaagtaaAGACACAATtcttaaatttcgaaaattatgtatgaatctaatttatttttgagtatgATATTTTGCGAAACACATCTTGCAAAGTGATATATCACATTGCTGTGAAATTTGTT is a genomic window of Eurosta solidaginis isolate ZX-2024a chromosome 4, ASM4086904v1, whole genome shotgun sequence containing:
- the LOC137249429 gene encoding zinc finger protein 551-like isoform X1, which codes for MFYFLTRSHYLVKSIPKTSILLTKMDPATTAVKKVHAGEIYATNNISVIFECKGCNEQFGIYTKFLDHIFGVHFEDWMATETPNMMPNKNEHSKEHTGAVRKYYAGVLYATSNLCILIECKLCEEKFRANTKFLDHIFEKHFEDCTGLVKPEYVDSENVNKEVQYLEIGRAGDGENSGQSDFTTEIIQPMDDDVAGTTGARVQESQPNAGTEITFRKVRLFKGRTINHSLQRKHKCRICGFLVSGIYNLKGHEMRHSAIKPFACLECGKSFYTSTELNGHIRRHNGEKPYTCTYCGASYRNSSQLTFHEKRHTNDRRFKCDQCDKRFYDRRQLLNHSVVHTKERNYTCDECNAKFTRMNALRTHKKLHANALEYQCTICHMRFNQKPTLLWHRRTKHNLINNQKVDNSSERSSNLISIEYNST
- the LOC137249429 gene encoding zinc finger protein 551-like isoform X2: MFYFLTRSHYLVKSIPKTSILLTKMDPATTAVKKVHAGEIYATNNISVIFECKGCNEQFGIYTKFLDHIFGVHFEDWMATETPNMMPNKNEHSKEHTGAVRKYYAGVLYATSNLCILIECKLCEEKFRANTKFLDHIFEKHFEDCTGLVKPEYVDSENVNKEVQYLEIGRAGDGENSGQSDFTTEIIQPMDDDVAGTTGARVESQPNAGTEITFRKVRLFKGRTINHSLQRKHKCRICGFLVSGIYNLKGHEMRHSAIKPFACLECGKSFYTSTELNGHIRRHNGEKPYTCTYCGASYRNSSQLTFHEKRHTNDRRFKCDQCDKRFYDRRQLLNHSVVHTKERNYTCDECNAKFTRMNALRTHKKLHANALEYQCTICHMRFNQKPTLLWHRRTKHNLINNQKVDNSSERSSNLISIEYNST